TCGGGCGCGCCCGCCCGGGCCAGCGCGGCGACAACGGCGGACCGGATCTCGGGTCGGGGGCTCTGGCGCATTTCCAGCGTGTCCGGACGGGGCAAGGGGCGCGGCACGCGCTCCAGCATCGCGTCTGCGGGTCCGCCCAGGCCGAGGGCAGCCCCAAGGGCAACCCCGAGGCCAGGGGCCAAGGATCTGTATCGGGTCATCTGCTCGCACCTTTTGTCAGGCTTTGAGTCAGTGTAGCGCAGGTCCGCGCAACCGCAAAGCGGGGTTTCGGCGGCCGTTTCCGTCCCGCCGATCGCAGGTGCCGGTCAGCGCCGGGTCCGCTTGACCTTGCGCTTGACCTTGTCCGATTTCGCCTTGGCCCGCACCACCTTGCGCCGCACCGGCTTGCCCCGGCCGCGCGCGGCCCCGCGCGGCAGCGCCCGATCCTCGATCGACAGCAGCTCGAAGGTCAGCCCGCCGGTCACCGGCACCGCCTCGGCCAGCCGCACCGTCACCCGCTGGCCGATGCCGATCACCAGCCCGCTATTGGACCCCATCAGGGTCTGGGCATCGCGGTCGTGGTGGAAATATTCGTTGCCAAGCTCGCGGATCGGAATGAGCCCGTCGGCCCCGGTCTCGTCAAGCGAGACGAAGACGCCGAACCGCGCGATGCCCGAGATCCGGCCGCCGAATTCATTGCCCACCCGATCCGACAGATAGGCGGCAAGGTAGCGGTCGGTGGTGTCGCGCTCGGCCGCCATCGAGCGGCGCTCGGTCTCGCTGATATGCTTGGCGGTGGCCTCGAGCTCGTCGACATCCTCGGGGCTGAGCCCGTCCCTGCCCCAGCCATGGGCCGAGATCAGCGCCCGGTGCACGATCAGGTCGGCATAGCGCCGGATCGGCGAGGTGAAATGGGCATAGGATTTCAGCGCCAGACCGAAATGGCCGAAATTCTCGGGGAAGTAATAGGCCTGGGTCATCGAGCGCAGGGTCGAGAGGTTGATAAGTTCTGAAAACTCGGTCCCCATCGCCTGATCGAGCAGGTCGTTCAGCTGGCGCGTATGCAGCACCTGCCCCTTGGCCAGCGTGAAGCCCGAGGCGCCCGCCACCTCGCGCAGCGCGTCAAGCTTTTCGGGGCTCGGCTCTTCATGGACCCGGAACAGCAGCGGGCGTTGCAGCCGAGACAGCTCCTCGGCGGCGGCGACATTGGCCAGCACCATGAATTCCTCGATCAGCCGGTGCGCATCCAGCCGGTCGCGGAACTTGACCGAGGCCACCTTGCCCTCGTCGGACAGCTCGATCCGGCGCTCGGGCAGGTCGAGATCGAGCGGCTGGCGCGCCTCGCGGGCGCGGATCAGCGCGCGATAGGCGGCGTAAAGCGGGTGGATCACCTCGTCGAGCAGCGGCGCGGTGCGGTCCGAGGGCTTGCCCTCCTCGGCCGCCTGCACCTCCTCATAGGCGAAGGCCCCGGCCGATTGCATCAGCCCGCGGGTGAAGCGGTGCGACAGCTTGTGGCCCGAGGCGTCGATCTTCATCCGGACCGCCATGCAGGCGCGCGGCACGCCCTCGTGCAACGAACACAGATCGCCCGAAAGCCGGTCGGGCAGCATCGGCACGACGCGGTCGGGAAAATAGGAGGAATTGCCCCGCCGCCGCGCCTCGCGGTCGAGCCGCGAGCCCGGGGTCACGTAATGGGCCACATCGGCGATCGCGACCCAGAGGATATGGCCGCCCGGGTTGGCCGGGTCGTCATCGGGCATTGCCAGCACCGCATCGTCGTGGTCGCGCGCATCCGCGGGGTCGATGGTGACCAGCGGCATCGCACGCAGATCCTCGCGCGTGCCCAGCCCGGCGGGCTTGGCGC
The genomic region above belongs to Rhodovulum sulfidophilum DSM 1374 and contains:
- the rnr gene encoding ribonuclease R — protein: MTRIPAKTEILDWIAAHPGQTSKRDIAKAFGLKGADRIDLKRLLKELEDEGHLEKRKRSYRDPERLPPVTVLQVLAPNADGDLFARPLEWHGEGAVPRVLYLPRQSDAALGEGDRILAKLQEVRAEDHQYEARLIRKIGSNPKRILGIFRKATEGGRLVPIDKGADREWTVAASLTHGARDGELVEAELAGPRGRMGLPKARIVERLGDPTAPRAVSLIAIHQHGIPDDFPDEVIAEADRAKPAGLGTREDLRAMPLVTIDPADARDHDDAVLAMPDDDPANPGGHILWVAIADVAHYVTPGSRLDREARRRGNSSYFPDRVVPMLPDRLSGDLCSLHEGVPRACMAVRMKIDASGHKLSHRFTRGLMQSAGAFAYEEVQAAEEGKPSDRTAPLLDEVIHPLYAAYRALIRAREARQPLDLDLPERRIELSDEGKVASVKFRDRLDAHRLIEEFMVLANVAAAEELSRLQRPLLFRVHEEPSPEKLDALREVAGASGFTLAKGQVLHTRQLNDLLDQAMGTEFSELINLSTLRSMTQAYYFPENFGHFGLALKSYAHFTSPIRRYADLIVHRALISAHGWGRDGLSPEDVDELEATAKHISETERRSMAAERDTTDRYLAAYLSDRVGNEFGGRISGIARFGVFVSLDETGADGLIPIRELGNEYFHHDRDAQTLMGSNSGLVIGIGQRVTVRLAEAVPVTGGLTFELLSIEDRALPRGAARGRGKPVRRKVVRAKAKSDKVKRKVKRTRR